Below is a genomic region from Pectobacterium polaris.
AGATGCGGAAAGAGCGCATAGTCCTGAAAAATCAGGCCAACCTGACGCAGTTCCGGCAGGACGTACTCTTGCGGCGAGCTAACGAGCTCACCCTCCAGCAAAACCTTGCCCTGAGTAATCGGCAGCAGGCCCGCGATCACCTGTAATAGCGCCGTTTTGCCACAGCCGTTTCGCCCCAACAGGCAGATCGTCTCATCGTCGCGTACGGCAAAGGAGATGTTCTCCAACACAGGAGACTGCTGCAACGTACAACTTACCGCCTGAACGCTCAGAATATCTATCGACGCGGCCATGTCATTATCCTTTTATATTCAGTGCGCGATTCAGCCAGAAAACGGGGATTAACCCTACCGCCACCAGCACCAGTGCAGGAAAGGCAAATGACGCTACTTGCTCACTCGCCGTAAAGCGGAAAACATACGTTGCCAACGTATCAACCCCGAAAGGACGCAGCAGCAGCGACACATTCAGCTCTTTCATACTTTCCGTAAAAATCAACAACGCCCCAATGAACAGGCTGCTGCGCAGCAGCGGGATATGCACACGTGACCAGCGGCTGAGGGGGGAAGCGCCCAGAACAAGACTCGCACTGTCCAGCGATCGCGGAATGCCTTCCATGCTGCGCTCAAGGCTGTCCAGCATCAGACGCCCAAATTTAACGCTGTAGGCGAGGATGAGAATAAACAGCGATCCCGCCAGCAAAGCCTCCGTTGGAGGTAACCCCGCGGCGATGGCAAACAGATTAATTCCGCTGTCCACCAGCGACAGCAAGGTAAACAGTCCGACAGCCAGTACCGCGCCGGGCAAGGCAAAACTCAGGCTGACGAGCCGAACCGGCGTCTGATTAGCAAATATCCCGGCCGTGCGCGTATAGAAAATAAACGACAGCGCCATTAACGTAATGACAACGGTCGCGATGGCGGACGCCAACAGGCTATTCATCACCGCGTGGAGGAACGCCATATCCCACACCGACATCATGTGCCGGATCGCCAGAAAGAGTAGATACAGCACCGGCAAGATGAACGACAGACAAACGATTCCCCAGCAATAACTGCGCACCACCTTGCTGCGCCACCCGTTCAACACAGGCGGAACCACCCGAGCAGCATTTGCTTGAGCTTGATAAATTTTCTGCTTCCGACGCCAGAAATTAACCAAAAACATCAAGAGAAAGATCGCGGGCAAAATCAACACGCCAAGGCGTGCTGCCGCACCAAGATCACCCTGCTTCTGCCAGATATCCAGCACCTGTGTTGTCATGGTTGGGGTATCAAGATAAGACGCCGCGCCATAATCGCCCAGCGTTTCGACCACCACTAGCGCGCTACCGCAGGCAATCGCAGGCAGAGCAATAGGTAAACATAAGCGGCGGAATACCTGAGTGCGCGTCTGATTCAGTAAACGCGCCGAATGGATAAGGCTGGCGGGCTGTTTCACCAGCGCTTCTCGCACCAACAGGTAAATATAGGGGTAGAACACCAGTGCCAGCACCAAACTTATGCAACCCAGCGAAACGGGTAGCCCAGCAACGTGGGATTCACTCCACGACGAGGCGATTTGCAGCCCGCCTTCCTGCAACAAGCGGGACAGATGCCGTAACACATCGGTATAAAGGTAGGCGAGCAGGAACGCGGGCATCGCAAGCGGCAGGCAAAGCGCCCATTGCAGTACGCGATGACCGGGAAAACGGTACATGGCGATAAACCAGGCGGAAGGCAACCCAAACAGCAAACTGAAGAACAGCGTGCCAATCACGATGACCGCAGAATGTATCAGGTAGGTGGGTAACCCGATTTGCCACAGTTGGGTAAATCCCATCCCATCGGCAAAAAAAGCCTGATAAAAAATCGTTGCTAAAGGAAGCAGCAACAGTCCCGCCAACAACCAACTACTGACGCGCCAGACACCGGAGATCATAGAATAAAAACTGTATTAGATGAGATCGCTGTTATTAATAACAGAGGCTGACGGCGGCGTCATCGTATCAAACAGCGATAAATGGGCTTTAATCCTGCGATTAACTCGAGGCGATTTCCATCACCGACCGTCACTAAAATAAAAATCAACTATTTCAATAGATTGCGATTATTGGTTTTCCACCTTTTCACCACTCATTTTTTATCGCAATCCCCTAAATAATTCGAGTTGCAGGCAGGCGGCGACACAGCGAATCCCCAGGAGCTTACATAAGTAAGTGACTGGGGTGAGCGAGGAAAGCCAACGCACATGCAGCTTGAAGAATGACGGGGATATCAGATGTTTCCCGTAAGAAAACTTGGAACCGCATGGGATATCTGTGATAACGTCATCTGACAACATTTGGAACAGGTTCAACCATGAAAAACTCTGCGCTGGCTCTGCTCCTGCTAAGCCTGATGAGCTTCTCTTCCGCCAGCAAGGCGCTGAATGAATTTGAAGCGGAAGATCTGGCCGATCTGACCGCGATCTTTGTTTATCTGAAAAATCACTGTGGCTATCAAGATCTACCGAATGAACAGATTCGTCGGACACTGGTCGCCTTTGCTCAGCAAAATCGCTGGGATCTCAGCAATTATAACGCTTACGATATGACGGCGATGGGTGAAGACAGCTATCGCGACCTGAGTAAAATCGCTATCCCGACGCCGAAGAAATGCCAGTCTCTGGCACGTAATTCACTGGGTCTGCTCTCCTACGCACAATAGTTTCCTCCCTCCTCCGCGCTGACTGAAATTTGACCGTGCAAGCGGTAAAAGAGTCGGCTATGATGGCGCGCCAATTTTCATGGCTGTTATCGCGGAGGAAGCCCTAACATGTCCCAGAAAGAAATTTGGTATGAAACCCTACATGCCAACTTTGGCCAGTACTTTTCGGTTGATCGCGTGCTCTATCATGAGAAGACCGATCATCAAGATCTCATCATCTTTGAAAACGACGCATTAGGTCGCGTGATGGCGCTTGACGGCGTGGTGCAAACCACCGAGCGCGATGAATTCATCTATCACGAAATGCTCACCCACGTTCCCCTTCTGTCACACGGCAGTGCCAAACGCGTACTGATTATCGGTGGCGGCGATGGCGGTATGCTGCGGGAAGTCAGCCGGCACCGCGGCGTCGAACATATCACGATGGTAGAAATCGATGCAGGCGTGGTGGAATTTTGTCGCCAGTATCTGCCCAATCACAGCGCCGGTAGCTATGACGACCCGCGTTTTAATCTGGTGATTGATGACGGCGTTAACTTCGTCAGGCAGTGCAGCGAAAGATTTGACGTCATTATTTCCGATTGCACCGACCCTATCGGCCCCGGCGAAAGCCTGTTCACCTCCGATTTCTATCAGGGCTGCGCCCGTTGCCTGAACGAAGGCGGGATTTTTGTCGCGCAGAATGGCGTGTGCTTCCTGCAACAGGATGAAGCCGTCGGCAGCCATAAAAAACTCAGCCACTATTTCAAGGATGTCAGCTTTTATCAGGCGGCGATCCCGACTTACTACGGCGGCATTATGACGTTCGCCTGGGCCAGCAATAACCCGGCGCTGCGTCAGATAGACGCCACCACGCTGCGCCAACGTTTTGCACAATCCGCTATCGCCTGTCGCTATTACACGCCTGATGTTCACATCGGCAGCTTTGCCCTGCCACAGTATCTGCTGAGCGCGCTACAGAATGCGCAATAATCCATCACTTAGGATAATCACACCACCACAAGGGGGTGACTTAAATTGCACAAGCTGAAACTACACGGCTTTAACAACCTGACGAAAAGCCTGAGTTTTTGTATCTACGATATCTGTTACACCAAAACGGCCGACGATCGCGATGGCTATATCGCCTATATCGACGAACAATATAACGCTAACCGTTTAACAGAAATCCTCACTGAAACCTGCTCAATTATCGGTGCCAACGTCCTTAACATCGCGCGTCAGGATTACGATCCACAAGGTGCCAGCGTGACCATTCTGGTCAGCGAAGAACCCATCGACCCACGAGATGTCGATACCTCGGAACATCCGGGGCCGTTGCCTCATTCTGTTGTTGCGCATCTGGATAAAAGCCATATCTGTGTTCATACCTACCCAGAAAGCCATCCAGAAGGCGGGCTTTGTACCTTCCGCGCAGATATCGAAGTCTCTACCTGTGGCGTAATTTCGCCGCTGAAGGCGCTGAACTACCTCATCCACCAGCTTGAATCCGATATTGTGACCATCGACTATCGCGTGCGGGGATTTACCCGTGATGTCAACGGCATAAAACATTTCATCGATCATCAGATCAATTCGGTTCAGAACTTCATGTCTGAGGATATGAAAGCGCTCTATCACATGATGGACGTGAACGTGTATCAGGAAAATATCTTCCATACTAAGATGCTATTGAAAGACTTCGACCTGAAACACTATCTGTTCAACGTCAGCCCTGAAGAGCTCAGCGCTGCCGAACGGAAAAGAATCACCGATCTGCTGTATCACGAAATGCAGGAAATTTATTACGGCAGAAACCTGCCCGTCCTGTAATTGACGGCCTCAGGCAGCGATGCTGCCTGATATTGCTGACAAAGTCGTAGAGCGGTAATAACGGATAGATCGTAAAGACGCTGTGAATACCTCCCTGTACGCTCGAGCCGCGACATCCCTGTCGCGGACGCTTTACTCTTCTATTCCGTTACTACCGTTTTCGTTCGGAGAATAAGTTTGTCGATAGACTTTATCCTGAGATACTCGGGGCTATCTATCAGGCATTGTCATCAACCAGAACTACCGTTCTATTCTGATCGGGTAAAGCAGCCCTCTCCTTTCCTTTTAGTTTTTTCGCACACTATTTCGTCAAAAATGATGCGCGTCACATTTATTTCTTTCTGCATTTTCTGCTTGCATTCTCTCCCAGCCTTGCTGCATCTGGGTTTGCGTCAATTGGTATAAGGTCAACTAAAAATCATATATCTTGTGTGGTTGAAATTTAAAACACCTACATCTAGTATTCTTTGTGTGGTGCTCGCGTAACGGGTCGCTACACAGTGGATCGGTTCGGGTGCACATGCCCTGAAGATAGCCGCTCCGACATACTTCTTTCACGCCAAAGGGTAAATACGAATCATGCGTATTACTATTTTCACTAAGCCAGATTGTGTTCAATGCAACGCCACATGCCGTGCGCTGGACAAGCAAGGAATTAACTATCAACTGGTGGACTTAACTGAAGATGAACAGGCGTTACAGCAGGTAAGAGCGTTGGGCTATCAACAGGTACCCGTCGTGATGACGGCCGACGATCATTGGAGCGGCTTCCGCCCGGATAAGATCAGTACTCTGAACGCCGCCCTGCAATTGCAGTAAGGGGGGCAATATGAACCCGCTGGTCTATTTCTCCAGCCAGTCGGAAAACACGCATCGCTTCATTTCCAGGGTTGGCCTGCCAGCCCTGAGAATCCCGATAGCGACAGAACAGCCTGCATTGAAAGTTGATCGCCCCTATATTCTGGTTGTCCCCAGCTACGGCGGAGGCAGCACGAAAGGGGCTGTGCCGCGTCAGGTCATCATCTTTCTCAACGATCCACACAATCGCGCTTATCTGCGCGGCGTGATTGCCGCAGGCAATACTAATTTCGGTGCAGCGTACTGCATCGCTGGCGACATCATTGCGCAGAAATGTCAGGTGCCTTACCTGTACCGCTTTGAATTGCTCGGCACGGCAGAAGACGTTGCAAATGTGCGTAAGGGAGTAACTGAATTTTGGCAACAACAGACCACGTGAGTGCAAAGGCAACCAAGGCCGAAGCGGACGCCCACTCGCTCGATTACCATACACTCGACTACCATGCGCTTAACGCGATGCTTAACCTCTACGACGCAGAGGGGAATATCCAGTTCGAGATGGATAAGCTCGCGGCACGCCGTTATTTCCTACAGCATGTGAACCAGAACACCGTGTTCTTCCACAATCTGGAAGAAAAACTGCGTTATCTGGTGGAAGAAGGCTATTACGAAGCGGACGTGCTGGATCAGTATCACTTTGATTTCATCAAAAGCCTTTTCCAGCAGGCTTACGCTCACAAGTTCCGCTTTCAAACCTTTCTGGGTGCGTTCAAATACTACACTGGCTATACGCTGAAAACCTTTGACGGTAAACGCTATCTGGAGCGCTACGAAGATCGCGTCTGCCTTGTGGCGCTGACTCTCGCCAAAGGGGATACCGCACTCGCTAGTGCACTGGTCGATGAGATCATCAGCGGACGCTTCCAGCCCGCCACTCCCACATTCCTCAACTGCGGTAAAAAGCAGCGCGGTGAGCTGGTCTCCTGCTTCCTGCTGCGCATTGAAGACAATATGGAGTCGATTGGTCGAGCGATTAATTCCGCACTTCAGCTCTCAAAACGCGGCGGCGGCGTGGCCTTCATGCTCAGCAACATCCGCGAAACCGGTGCACCGATCAAACGTATCGAAAACCAGTCGTCCGGCATTATCCCTATCATGAAAATGCTGGAGGATGCGTTCTCCTACGCCAACCAGCTTGGAGCGCGTCAGGGCGCGGGGGCGGTGTACCTCAATGCGCATCACCCAGATATTCTGCGTTTTCTGGATACCAAGCGGGAAAACGCCGATGAGAAAATCCGCATCAAGACGCTGTCTTTAGGCGTGGTCATCCCCGATATCACATTCCAATTGGCGAAGAATAATCAGGTGATGTACCTGTTCTCGCCTTATGATGTCGAGCAGGTTTATGGCGTGCCGCTATCAGAAATTAGCGTCACCGAAAAATACCATGAGATGGTAAACGACAAGCGCATCCGTAAATCCCAAATCAAGGCGCGCGAATTCTTCCAGATCCTCGCCGAAATCCAGTTCGAGTCTGGTTATCCCTACATGATGTTTGAGGATACGGTGAACCGCGCGAACCCGATTCATGGCCGCATCAACATGAGTAACCTGTGCTCTGAGATTTTGCAGGTCAACGAGGCCAGCCTGTACGACGACGATCTTGGCTACAGCCACATTGGTAAAGACATCTCCTGTAACCTCGGCTCGATGAATATCGCCAACGCCATGGCCTCGCCCGATTTCGGCCAGACGGTTGAAATGGCGATCCGCGCGCTGACCGCCGTTTCCGATATGAGCCACATCAGCTCCGTGCCATCCATCGAAAAAGGCAACGACCAATCGCATGCAATTGGTTTAGGTCAGATGAACCTGCACGGCTATCTGGCGAAAGAGCGGATTTTTTACGGTACAGAAGAAGCCGTCGATTTCACCAATATCTATTTCTACACCGTCGCTTTCCACGCAATTCGGGCATCGAATGCGTTAGCGATAGAGCGGAACCAGCGCTTCTCAGGCTTTGAACTCTCAACATACGCCACGGGCGAGTATTTTGATAAGTACATCGAGCAAATCTGGGAACCCACAACGGCACGCGCACGTGAGCTGTTTGAACAGGCTAGCATCCACATTCCCACCCAGCAGGACTGGGCGGCACTGCGCGAATCCGTTATTGCGCACGGCATTTACAACCAGAACCTGCAGGCAGTTCCGCCGACCGGTTCGATTTCATATATCAACCACTCGACGTCCAGCATCCACCCGATTGTGTCACGTATCGAAATTCGTAAAGAGGGCAAGATTGGTCGCGTCTACTACCCTGCCCCTTACATGAACAATGACAATCTGGAGTATTACCAGGATGCCTATGAAATCGGGCCGCAGAAGATTATCGACACCTATGCCGCTGCCACGCAGCACGTCGATCAGGGGCTGTCGCTGACGCTGTTCTTCCGCGATACCGCTACCACACGCGACATCAATAAAGCGCAGATCTACGCCTGGACCAAAGGCATTAAGACTATTTATTACATTCGCATACGGCAGATGGCGCTGGAAGGCACCGAAGTTCAGGGTTGTGTGTCCTGTGCGCTCTAAGCCATCGCGGAAGGAAATCGAAGCATGACCGCACTCACTCGCGTCCAGGCGATTAACTGGAACAAAATTGAAGACGACAAAGATTTGGAAGTCTGGAATCGGCTGACGTCTAACTTCTGGTTGCCGGAAAAGGTGCCGCTCTCTAACGATATTCCGTCGTGGAGTACGCTGAATGCCCGCGAGCGTCAGTTGACGATCCGCGTGTTCACTGGCCTGACGCTGTTAGATACCATCCAAAATACGCTGGGTGCACCGACGCTCATGCCCGATGCGGTGACGCCACATGAAGAAGCCGTGCTGTCTAACATCAGCTTTATGGAAGCGGTGCATGCTCGTTCGTACAGCTCTATTTTCTCGACGCTGTGTCTAACCAGCGAAGTCGATGATGCGTATCGCTGGAGCGAAGAGAATACGGCGCTACAGAAAAAGTCCGACATTATTCTGTCGCACTATCGCAGTGACGATCCGCTGATGAAGAAAGTCGCCAGCGTGTTTCTGGAGTCGTTCCTGTTCTACTCAGGGTTTTACCTGCCGATGTACTGGTCAAGCCGTGCCAAACTGACCAACACGGCGGATTTGATCCGGCTTATCATCCGCGACGAAGCGGTACACGGCTACTATATTGGCTATAAATTCCAGCGCGGGTTAGCGAAGGTCGATTCCGCTCGTCAGCAGCAGGTGAAAAATTTCGCCTACGATCTGCTACAGGATTTGTATGACAATGAGGTGTTGTATACGCAGGAACTCTATGACGGCGTCGGTTGGACGGAAGACGTGAAGAAATTCCTCCACTACAACGCAAACAAAGCGCTGATGAATCTGGGCTATGAAGCGCTGTTCCCTGCCAGCATGACGGATGTGAATCCCGCGATTCTCTCGGCGCTATCGCCAAACGCGGATGAGAACCACGACTTCTTCTCTGGCTCCGGTTCATCTTATGTGATCGGTAAAGCCGTCAACACCGAAGACGAAGATTGGGACTTCTAAAAAAACGGCCATCGCTCTCTGGGTGGCCGCCTTTTTCTACAGCTCTTTTCCACCGCACTTTTTACAGCATTTTTTACAACCCAGAAAATGAAAAAGCCCTGAATCATTGCTGATTCAGGGCCTTCATATAAGTGGCGGAACGGACGGGGCTCGAACCCGCGACCCCCTGCGTGACAGGCAGGTATTCTAACCAACTGAACTACCGCTCCACTCGTGCTCACTGAGCGGGTTGAATACTAAGATGGCGGCAGTATTACGTCAATGCTTTTTATAACTAACCGTTTCTGTTTGCTTATAATTTCATCTTACTGATTATTCTCTCGCCCATCACGTAATCAGCCTATCCATTTTGCTACGCTAAGGGCGAATATTATGGCGGTGCTATTCTGCCCGCCACAGGCAACTACCGCCTTTTTTAGCAATTAAATCCAGACGTTGTTCATGCGCCAGCAGCTCTGTTTCATCAGCGTAAAGCACCTTTAACGCCGATTGAGGACGGACGATTCTCTGGATCGTTTCGGTATTATCGCTCTTCTGCTGCGCTTCACCTTCCATCGAAAAAGTCAGAGAAGTTTGACCGCCAGTCATCGCCAGATAAACTTCTGCCAAAATCTCGGCATCGAGCAATGCGCCGTGCAGCGTACGCTTGCTGTTATCTATCAGGTAGCGATCGCAGAGGGCATCCAAACTGTTACGCTTGCCGGGAAAGATCTTCCGCGCCATAAACAGGCTATCAGTGATCTTACAGAACGTCTCAGTCTTGGGTATATCCCGATTCAGCAAGCGGAATTCGTAATCCATAAAGCCGATGTCAAACGTCGCGTTATGAATGACTAATTCCGCGCCACGGATAAAATCGAGGAAGTCATCCACGACATCCGCATACGTCGGTTTATCAGCCAGAAACTCATCACTGATACCATGTATGTTATAGGCTTCTGGATCCACTAAACGATCGGGTTTGATATAGACATGAAAATGACGACCAGTCAGGCGCCGGTTAATCACTTCGACCGCACCGATCTCGATAATTTTATGCCCTTCGTAGTGAACCCCCAGCTTATTCATACCGGTGGTTTCTGTATCCAGGACGATTTGTCGCGTAATTTCAGTGCTCATCGTTTTCGTTTTATGTCAGACTTGCCGTTTTTACCATAAGGGAGAGTCTACCAGAGATGCGCAAACAGGTAGAAATTTTCACCGACGGATCTTGCCTCGGTAATCCCGGCCCCGGCGGCTATGGCGCCCTGCTACGCTACAAACAGCATGAAAAAGCGTTAAGCGCGGGCTATCGTCTTACGACGAACAACAGAATGGAGCTGATGGCTGCGATTGCAGCGCTTGAAACGCTGACTACCGCGTGCGATGTGGTGCTCTGCACTGACAGCCAATATGTTCGTCAGGGGATAACCAGCTGGATTCATAACTGGAAAAAGCGTGGTTGGAAAACTGCCGATAAAAAACCGGTCAAAAACGTCGATCTCTGGCAAAAGCTGGATGCCGCGATTCAACATCATTCTGTACGCTGGGAATGGGTAAAAGGACATGCCGGGCATCCGGAAAACGAGCGCTGTGATGAACTCGCGCGCGCAGCCGCAAGTGCACCAACGCTTGAAGACACCGGCTATCAGGCTGAGTAAATCACCGTAGGCCTTCGCCTCATCTCCGATATATCTTTGTTGCGCCCACCGTGCGGCGCACTGATGCTTTACGCAACCTCGCTCTCATTGGGGTAAATGTCAGTGGAATTGTGCGCTTTCGGGCAATAATCAGCGTCAGGCATCCCAGCATCGGGATATGTTTATTCAACTTCCCTTTGTTTATTCGCCATGGCGTAACGTGAAAATGGGTCTGATGGATAACCTCATAGTTCAATAGCCCCAGCCAGTCCGTAATACGCATTTGAGTAAACATACGGCTGCAATAAGGGTGTTTCTTATTGAGTTTGGGGATCAGTTTGCCAAGGCCAACCAGACTGATCGGATTAAACGTGCTCAATATTAGCCAACCATCGTCGATCAAGACGCGATCAACCTCCCGCAGAATACGATGAGGGTCCGATGAATAAGACAGCGTTTGAGCGAGCAGGCAAGCATCGATCGACTTTTCAGAGAAAGGTAATTGATGAGCATCTGCAATAACCTGAAGATTATCACCGTGTGGAGCAACATTAACCTGATGCGAAATCGCGCACTCTGTTATGTGGATTTCCGCGCTCAGCGCCCCTACCTTGATAAGATGAAAACCAAAGAGTTTTGGCCACCATGGCAGCAAGGCCTGTTCAAGCGACTCGCGATAAAATTGCCCACAGGTGATATCATCCCATGAATCAGGTGCAACAATGGTCTGAGGGATTTGTGCCGATTTCATCTTCTGTTCTCGTCCTCAGGCTACTAGCAAAAAGAGGTGATGAATGAATCTTATCAGTATCCCTGCACTTCAGGACAACTACATTTGGTTATTAAGCAATAAAGAAAACCGCTGTGTGATCGTCGATCCCGGTGAGGCAACTCCGGTGCTGAATACGCTCGATCAACACTCACTTTTCCCCGAAGCAATTTTGCTCACTCACCACCATAATGATCATGTCGGAGGCGTCAGTGAACTCCTCAAGCATTACCCCAATCTGCCTGTTTTTGGCCCAAAAGAAACCGCAAAGTGCGGCGCAACCTACCTGGTAGAGGAAGGAAATACCGTCTCTTTGTTAAATTCGGAATTTTCTGTAATTGAGGTACCAGGACACACATCTGGTCATATTGCTTACTACAGTGCGCCATTTTTGTTCTGTGGCGACACCCTATTTTCAGCGGGATGCGGTCGTATTTTTGAAGGCACACCGCGACAACTGCATGAATCAATTCAGAAAATAGCAAAGCTTCCTGATGATACGGTAGTGTGTTGCGCTCATGAATATACCCTCTCAAACTTAAAATTTTCTAATACTATTTGGCCTGAAGATCCAGAAATTGAATCTTATCTCCATAAAATCAGTCAGATACGAGAAAAATCACAGTCTAGTTTGCCTACATTGCTGGGTCTGGAGAGGAAAATTAACCTATTTCTTCGCTGCCATGAAATTGATTTAAAAAGGAAATTATCAAAAGAACCTGAAAATATAGAGAATTG
It encodes:
- the dnaQ gene encoding DNA polymerase III subunit epsilon, whose translation is MSTEITRQIVLDTETTGMNKLGVHYEGHKIIEIGAVEVINRRLTGRHFHVYIKPDRLVDPEAYNIHGISDEFLADKPTYADVVDDFLDFIRGAELVIHNATFDIGFMDYEFRLLNRDIPKTETFCKITDSLFMARKIFPGKRNSLDALCDRYLIDNSKRTLHGALLDAEILAEVYLAMTGGQTSLTFSMEGEAQQKSDNTETIQRIVRPQSALKVLYADETELLAHEQRLDLIAKKGGSCLWRAE
- the speD gene encoding adenosylmethionine decarboxylase, translating into MHKLKLHGFNNLTKSLSFCIYDICYTKTADDRDGYIAYIDEQYNANRLTEILTETCSIIGANVLNIARQDYDPQGASVTILVSEEPIDPRDVDTSEHPGPLPHSVVAHLDKSHICVHTYPESHPEGGLCTFRADIEVSTCGVISPLKALNYLIHQLESDIVTIDYRVRGFTRDVNGIKHFIDHQINSVQNFMSEDMKALYHMMDVNVYQENIFHTKMLLKDFDLKHYLFNVSPEELSAAERKRITDLLYHEMQEIYYGRNLPVL
- a CDS encoding class I SAM-dependent methyltransferase — its product is MKSAQIPQTIVAPDSWDDITCGQFYRESLEQALLPWWPKLFGFHLIKVGALSAEIHITECAISHQVNVAPHGDNLQVIADAHQLPFSEKSIDACLLAQTLSYSSDPHRILREVDRVLIDDGWLILSTFNPISLVGLGKLIPKLNKKHPYCSRMFTQMRITDWLGLLNYEVIHQTHFHVTPWRINKGKLNKHIPMLGCLTLIIARKRTIPLTFTPMRARLRKASVRRTVGATKIYRR
- the speE gene encoding polyamine aminopropyltransferase encodes the protein MSQKEIWYETLHANFGQYFSVDRVLYHEKTDHQDLIIFENDALGRVMALDGVVQTTERDEFIYHEMLTHVPLLSHGSAKRVLIIGGGDGGMLREVSRHRGVEHITMVEIDAGVVEFCRQYLPNHSAGSYDDPRFNLVIDDGVNFVRQCSERFDVIISDCTDPIGPGESLFTSDFYQGCARCLNEGGIFVAQNGVCFLQQDEAVGSHKKLSHYFKDVSFYQAAIPTYYGGIMTFAWASNNPALRQIDATTLRQRFAQSAIACRYYTPDVHIGSFALPQYLLSALQNAQ
- the nrdH gene encoding glutaredoxin-like protein NrdH, whose translation is MRITIFTKPDCVQCNATCRALDKQGINYQLVDLTEDEQALQQVRALGYQQVPVVMTADDHWSGFRPDKISTLNAALQLQ
- the nrdE gene encoding class 1b ribonucleoside-diphosphate reductase subunit alpha, with amino-acid sequence MLNLYDAEGNIQFEMDKLAARRYFLQHVNQNTVFFHNLEEKLRYLVEEGYYEADVLDQYHFDFIKSLFQQAYAHKFRFQTFLGAFKYYTGYTLKTFDGKRYLERYEDRVCLVALTLAKGDTALASALVDEIISGRFQPATPTFLNCGKKQRGELVSCFLLRIEDNMESIGRAINSALQLSKRGGGVAFMLSNIRETGAPIKRIENQSSGIIPIMKMLEDAFSYANQLGARQGAGAVYLNAHHPDILRFLDTKRENADEKIRIKTLSLGVVIPDITFQLAKNNQVMYLFSPYDVEQVYGVPLSEISVTEKYHEMVNDKRIRKSQIKAREFFQILAEIQFESGYPYMMFEDTVNRANPIHGRINMSNLCSEILQVNEASLYDDDLGYSHIGKDISCNLGSMNIANAMASPDFGQTVEMAIRALTAVSDMSHISSVPSIEKGNDQSHAIGLGQMNLHGYLAKERIFYGTEEAVDFTNIYFYTVAFHAIRASNALAIERNQRFSGFELSTYATGEYFDKYIEQIWEPTTARARELFEQASIHIPTQQDWAALRESVIAHGIYNQNLQAVPPTGSISYINHSTSSIHPIVSRIEIRKEGKIGRVYYPAPYMNNDNLEYYQDAYEIGPQKIIDTYAAATQHVDQGLSLTLFFRDTATTRDINKAQIYAWTKGIKTIYYIRIRQMALEGTEVQGCVSCAL
- the nrdF gene encoding class 1b ribonucleoside-diphosphate reductase subunit beta — its product is MTALTRVQAINWNKIEDDKDLEVWNRLTSNFWLPEKVPLSNDIPSWSTLNARERQLTIRVFTGLTLLDTIQNTLGAPTLMPDAVTPHEEAVLSNISFMEAVHARSYSSIFSTLCLTSEVDDAYRWSEENTALQKKSDIILSHYRSDDPLMKKVASVFLESFLFYSGFYLPMYWSSRAKLTNTADLIRLIIRDEAVHGYYIGYKFQRGLAKVDSARQQQVKNFAYDLLQDLYDNEVLYTQELYDGVGWTEDVKKFLHYNANKALMNLGYEALFPASMTDVNPAILSALSPNADENHDFFSGSGSSYVIGKAVNTEDEDWDF
- a CDS encoding YacC family pilotin-like protein, coding for MKNSALALLLLSLMSFSSASKALNEFEAEDLADLTAIFVYLKNHCGYQDLPNEQIRRTLVAFAQQNRWDLSNYNAYDMTAMGEDSYRDLSKIAIPTPKKCQSLARNSLGLLSYAQ
- the nrdI gene encoding class Ib ribonucleoside-diphosphate reductase assembly flavoprotein NrdI, with the translated sequence MNPLVYFSSQSENTHRFISRVGLPALRIPIATEQPALKVDRPYILVVPSYGGGSTKGAVPRQVIIFLNDPHNRAYLRGVIAAGNTNFGAAYCIAGDIIAQKCQVPYLYRFELLGTAEDVANVRKGVTEFWQQQTT
- a CDS encoding ABC transporter permease — encoded protein: MISGVWRVSSWLLAGLLLLPLATIFYQAFFADGMGFTQLWQIGLPTYLIHSAVIVIGTLFFSLLFGLPSAWFIAMYRFPGHRVLQWALCLPLAMPAFLLAYLYTDVLRHLSRLLQEGGLQIASSWSESHVAGLPVSLGCISLVLALVFYPYIYLLVREALVKQPASLIHSARLLNQTRTQVFRRLCLPIALPAIACGSALVVVETLGDYGAASYLDTPTMTTQVLDIWQKQGDLGAAARLGVLILPAIFLLMFLVNFWRRKQKIYQAQANAARVVPPVLNGWRSKVVRSYCWGIVCLSFILPVLYLLFLAIRHMMSVWDMAFLHAVMNSLLASAIATVVITLMALSFIFYTRTAGIFANQTPVRLVSLSFALPGAVLAVGLFTLLSLVDSGINLFAIAAGLPPTEALLAGSLFILILAYSVKFGRLMLDSLERSMEGIPRSLDSASLVLGASPLSRWSRVHIPLLRSSLFIGALLIFTESMKELNVSLLLRPFGVDTLATYVFRFTASEQVASFAFPALVLVAVGLIPVFWLNRALNIKG
- the gloB gene encoding hydroxyacylglutathione hydrolase — encoded protein: MNLISIPALQDNYIWLLSNKENRCVIVDPGEATPVLNTLDQHSLFPEAILLTHHHNDHVGGVSELLKHYPNLPVFGPKETAKCGATYLVEEGNTVSLLNSEFSVIEVPGHTSGHIAYYSAPFLFCGDTLFSAGCGRIFEGTPRQLHESIQKIAKLPDDTVVCCAHEYTLSNLKFSNTIWPEDPEIESYLHKISQIREKSQSSLPTLLGLERKINLFLRCHEIDLKRKLSKEPENIENWQVFEMLRSKKDCF